DNA from Microbacterium foliorum:
CGCAACCACGCTATACCTTTTCGAAAGGGTTTTCGTAAGTTTCGAAAAATCCGGATCCACACCATCTCCACACCGGCGCTGCACTGCCGAAGCGCCACACCGCATCCGCTCGAGGAAGAGCCAAGAGGAGCCCCCGCCCATGAACATCATCCGCACACACGCCGCGCGCCGCGCATCCGCCGCCGTCGTCGCGGCCGGCCTGCTGGTCGGCGGCCTCGCCGCCTGCGCACCCGCCGCAGACGAGGCCTCGAACGAGCCGATCACGGCGGAGGGGACCGACGACGGCACGACGCTGACGCTGTGGACCCGCGCGCCCATCGAGCGCCAGGCCAAGCTGCTCGTCGACGCCTACAACGCGAGCCACGAGAACCAGGTCGAGCTCACGGTCGTGCCCAACGACGACTACGTCGCCAAGGTCGGCGCCGCAGCCGGCTCGGGAGGGCTGCCCGACCTCTTCGCCGCCGACATCGTCTACGTGCCGAACTGGGCCCAGCAGGGACTCTTCCAGGACATGTCCGAGCAGATCGACGGCCTCGACTTCAAAGACGAGATCAACCCCGGCCACCTGGCGGCGGGCACGGTCGACGACGCGGAGTACGTGCTGCCGTTCGCCCTCGACCTCTCGATGCTCTTCTGGAACAAGGAGCTCTTCGCCGAGGCGGGCCTCGACCCCGAGAAGGCACCCGCCACGCTCGAGGAGTTCTCCGAGGCGGCCATGGCCGTGCAGGCTCTGAACAAGCCCGACACCTACGGCACGGCGACGGGCCTGAACTGCGGCGGATGCCTGGTGTTCACCTGGTTCCCCTCGATCTGGGCATCCGGTGACGAGGTCATGAACGACGACGGCACCGAGTCGCTGCTCGACGGAGACTCCGCCCAGGCGGTGTACGACACGTGGGCCGGGCTCGAAGAGGCCGGAGCCGTGCTCCCCAGCTCGACGGATGAGGCCGGCCCCACCTGGACGGCCGCGTTCAGCGAGGGCAAGGTCGGCGTGATGCCCTTCCCCGCCACCCTGCTCCCGTCTCTCGACTTCGACGCCGGCGTCGCCGGCATCCCCGGTGTCGACGGAGGCGTCTCGACCTTCGTCGGAGGCGACGGGATCGGCATCTCGAAGGACTCGAAGAAGGCGGCGCAGGCCTGGAACTTCCTCAACTGGATGATGTCGGAGGACGCTCAGGTCGAGGTGCTCGCGAAAGACGGCAACGCCGTGTCGCGCGGTGACCTCGCCGACAACGAGTACTCCTCCGCCGACCCGAGGCTCGTCACGATCAACGAGGTGGCGGCCAAGGGCGACACCCCGGTGGCGCTCAACTTCCAGCAGGCCTTCAACGCTCCGGGCAGCCCCTGGCTCACGCTGATCCGCAACGCGGTGCTCAACGGCGAGGACTCGGTGCCGGCCGACAACGAGGAGATCACCGCGATCCTCTCGCAGTGACCACGGATGCGGGGGCGGAGCGAACGCGCCGCCCCCGCATCCCTCCCGCACGTCCCGCACTCCTGATCGAAAGAGACCGAGATGACCCAGACCGCACCCCTCTTGCGGCGCCGCAGACCGCGCACCGCGTTCGGCGGCCCGGTGCAGGGCTGGCTCTATGCCGCCCCCACCGCGATCTTCGTCGCCCTGCTGTTCGTCGTGCCGCTGGTGCTGGTGGTGCAGATGTCGGCCTCCGATTGGCCTCTGCTCAGCGGCAACCGGGGCATCAACTTCCCCGAGAACTACGCGGATGCCGTCACCCACCGCCTCTTCTGGGACTCGATCCGCTTCACGCTGCTCTACACCGTCATCACGACCGTCATCCTGATCGGTCTCGGCCTCGGGCTCGCCCTGCTCGTGCAGGAGTCGACGCGGTGGAAGGGCTTCCTGCGCACCGCCTTCCTGATCCCCAGCGCGCTCGGCCTCGCGTCGGCGTCGCTGCTGTTCTACGTGCTGTACTCCCCCATCGCCGGCCCCTTCGCCGGCCTGATGAAGTCGTGGGGCATCACGTTCCTCGGCACGCCGGAGGGGGCGCTGTGGTCGACGATCTTCCTCATCGTGTGGCGCTTCGCCGGCTTCTACATGCTGCTGATGCTCGTGGGCCTGCAGGGCATCCCCGACGACATCTACGAGGCCGCACGCATAGACGGCTCGAGCGCGTGGCAGACCTTCCGTCACATCACGGTGCCGCTGCTCACGCCGACGTTCGCGCTCACCACCGTGATGTGCGTGACCGGGTCGCTGCTCGCCTTCGAGCAGTTCTACATCCTCACCAAGGGTGGTCCGGACAACAGCACCATGACGGTCGTGCAGCTCATCTACAACGTGGCCTTCCAGGGCCAGAACAGCCTCGGCATCGCCGGAGCCCTCTCGGTGATCGTGCTGCTCGCACTCATCGTCATCAACGTCTTCCAGCTGCGCGCGTTCCGCCGCCCCGATGAGAGCTGAGAACAATGACCGAAACACTCACCCGCACGATCGTCGCGCCGAACAGCCAGCCCACCACTCCGCGCTACCGCTCGACGGCGATGCGGGTCATCTTCGGCATCCCGTACTGGGTGTTCACGACCGCACTCGCCGTGATCTTCCTCTACCCCCTCATCTGGACGGGTGTGTCGTCGCTCAGCCCTGTGGCCGGCACCAGTCAGACCGACGGCTGGGGCTTCGGCAACTACATCGCCCTCGGCGACTACCAGGCCGGCATCTGGGTGTACCTCGGCAACTCGCTGTTCGTCTCGGTGCTCACCGTCGCGCTCACCCTGTTCATCTCGCTGCTGGGCGGCTACGCGTTCGCGCGCTTCTCGTTCCCCGGCAAGAACGCGCTGTTCCTGCTGACCCTCGCGATCCTGATGGTGCCGTATGCCACGCTGCTGATCCCGCTGTACGTGATCCTGAACGCGGTCGGCCTGCAGAACTCGCTCGTCGGCGTCGCCCTCGTGATCACGATGTTCCAGCTGCCGTTCTCGATGTTCATGATGCGCATCTCGTTCGAGTCGATCCCGAAGGAGATGGACGAGGCGGCGATGGTCGACGGATGCTCGAGCTGGGGCGCCCTCTGGCGCGTGCTGCTGCCCGCGGTCAAGCCCGGCCTCGTGACCGTCGGACTGTTCGCGTTCCTCACCGCGTGGAACGACTTCATGGCCCCGCTGATCCTCATCAACGACACCAACCGCATGACGCTGCCGCTCGCGGTCGCGAACCTCCGAGGACAGGTGCAGGGAGTGGTCGACTACGGCGCCACCGAGGCGGGGGTCGTCGTGCTGGCGCTCCCCTGCATCCTGCTCTTCCTGATCCTGCAACGACACTACGTGCGCGGATTCATGTCCGGCGCCTTCAAGGGATGACCATGTTCGACACCACCACACCCGCCGCTCCGGTGGTCCCCACCCGCGGACGCCTGCGCCCTCTCGGCCTCGACGAGGTCTCGATCACCGGTGGATTCTGGGGCGAGCGGCAGGCCGTCAACGGGTCGGCCACGCTCGCGCACATCGAATCGCGACTCGAATCGGAGGGCTGGCTGCCCAACTTCGACCTCGCGGCCGCCGGCTCGCTGCCGGCCGGACGCCGCGGACGCGAGTTCTCCGACTCCGAGATCTACAAGTACCTCGAGGCGCTCGCGTGGGAGATCGGCCGCACGGATGCCGGGGCCGACGACGACCTCGAGCGGCGATTCCGTCGCATCGTCGAGCGGGTCGGCGCCGCGCAGGAACCCGACGGGTACCTCGACACGATGTTCGGACGCGCGGGTCAGGACGAACGGTGGACAGCGCTGCAGTGGGGCCACGAGCTGTACTGCCTCGGACACCTGTTCCAGGCGGCCGTCGCGCGGATCCGCACGCGACCCGAGGCGGATGACGGGCTGATCGACATCGCCCGCCGCGCCGCCGACCTCGTCTGCCGCGAGTTCGGCGCGGACGGACGCGACGCGATCTGCGGGCACTCCGAGGTCGAGGTGGGCCTGGCGGAGCTGGGCCGAGCGCTCGGCGAGAGGCGCTACATCGATCAGGCCGCCCTGTTCGTCGAGCGGCACGGCCGCGGCTCGCTGGGCGAGATCGAGTGGGGACGCAGCTACTTCCAGGACGACGTGTCGGTGCGCGACGCCGAGGCGCTTCGCGGGCATGCCGTGCGGGCGAACTATCTGGCGTCCGGGGCGACCGATGTCGCGGTCGAGCGTGACGACGCCGCGCTGCTCGACGCGCTGCGGGGCCAGTGGGACCGCACGGTCGAGCGCCGCACCTACGTGACCGGCGGCCAGGGTTCGCACCATCAGGACGAGGCCTTCGGCGACGACTGGGAGCTGCCGCCGGACCGCGCCTATTCCGAGACCTGCGCGGGCATCGGCTCGGTGATGTTCTCGTGGCGTCTGCTGCTGGCGACCGGCGAGGCGCAGTACGCCGACCTGATCGAGCGCACGCTGTTCAACGTGGTCGCGACCTCTCCGGGGTCGGACGGCCGCTCGTTCTTCTACGCCAACACGCTGCATCAGCGCACGCCGGGGATTCCCGCAGACCCGGACGCGACCTCCCCCCGCGCCTCGTCATCGCTGCGGGCACCGTGGTTCGAGGTGTCCTGCTGCCCCCCGAACGTGGCGCGCACCTTCGCGAGCCTCGCCGCCTACGTCGCGACGGCCGATGACGACGGCGTGCAGCTGCACCAGTACGCCCCCGCACAGGTGCGCACAAGCTTGCCCGACGGACGAGCCGTGGCCTTCGACGTCGCGACCGGGTATCCCGTCGACGGCACCATCCGGATCACGGTCGTCGAGGACGCGGAGTTCGTGCTGACGCTGCGGGTGCCTTCCTGGGCGTCGGGCGCGGCGCTGCGGGTGACGACGGGAGCGGGGGTTTCGGAGGAGCCGGTGCTGCCGGGGACCGTGGCGGTGGAGCGGGCGTTCCGCGTCGGCGACGTCGTCGAGCTCGTGCTGCCCCTGGTCGCACGGGTGAGCACGCCGGACCCCATGATCGACGCGGTACGCGGATGCGTGGTCGTCGAGCGCGGGCCGGAGGTGTGGGCGCTGGAATCGGTCGACTTCGGGGCGGATGTGGCAGAGGCCGTCGTCGCCGGAGACCCTGTCGAGGTCGAGGGACGGGTGGCGCTGCCGCTGCGGCGCCGGTCGTCGGGCGACGTCGCCACGGTGCCGCTGGTGCCGTATCACGACTGGGCGCAGCGCGGCCCTTCGACCATGCGGGTCTGGGTGCCGACGGTCTGACTCGGTCGCGGCCGTTCCGCTCGCATTCCGACTCGGTCGCCCGCGGTTCCGGTCCCGGAATGGCACCTCTATCGCGCGAGAGGGGCGCCATTCTGCGCCGGGAGCGGCGCCGGGGCATCGCAGCGCGACGGGAGGCGTCGCATCTGGTCGCATCCACACCGGGAAGGCGACCAGATGCGTCCTCTACTGCCGCTGGGTGGGCGCGAACTGCCGCCTCACACGCCGCGACCCGACAACACGCGACCACTCCGAGCCACGGCACGGAGTGCGACCGCCAGAGCCGCACACGCGGACGTCCCACCCGACCTCAGCGACCGGGCGGACGCGCGGACGGGCGGACGCGCGGACGGCCCCGTTCCGGTCGCAGAAAGGCACCCGTATCGACGAATACGGGTGCCTTTCTGCGACCGGAGATGAATCGAGCGCTCGCTACTCCTTCTTGCGCGTCACCACCCGCTGCAGCAGCACGAACACCAGCAGGATGCCGCCCGTGATGATGGTGGTCATCTCGGGAGGGATGCCGCCGTCGCGCGTGATGAGCACGGTCATGAGCCCGAGCACGAGCGCTCCGACGACCGAGCCGAGCACGTAGCCGTAGGCACCGGTGAGGACCGTTCCTCCGATGACCGCGGCGGCGATCGCGTCGAGCTCCCACCCGATGCCGGTGATGTTCTGGGCCGTGCCGAGGCGGGCCGTGTAGAGCACGGCTGCGAGACCGGCGAGCGAGCCGCTGATGACGTAGACGAGGACCTTGGTGCGCGGCACGGGGAGACCCATCAGCAGGGCGGAGTTCTCGGATCCGCCGATCGCGTAGACGGTGCGCCCTGTGCGGGTGCGGTGCAGCACGAAGAAGGCGACAAGCACGACGACGATCGCGATGATCACGGCCGGGGTGATGACGAGGTCGTTCACCTTCGGTCCGTCGATGATCTTGATCTTCTCGGCGATCAGACGGATCGGCGAATCCGCGGGCAGCTGCTCGGGCTTGGTGCTCAGCAGCGACGCGAGACCGCGTCCGAGGAACATCATGGCGAGGGTCGCGATGAACGGTTGCACGTTGAAGTACCGGATCAAGATGCCCGAGACGAGCCCGAAGAGCCCGCCGATGACGACCATGAGCACGATGACGAGGAGCGGATTCCACCCGGCGTTCGAGAGCATGACCCCCGCGACGGATGAGACCGCGATGACCGAGCCGACCGACAGGTCGATGCCGCCGGTGAGGATGACGAAGGTCAGCGCGACCGCGAGCACGATGAGGTGCGCGTTGTTGATCAGCAGGTTCGACAGCGTGCTCGCCTGCACGATCTTCCCGTAGGCGATCTCGCCGTAGACGATCATGCCGACGAAGATGATCACCGAGGCGATGGTCGGCACGACCGAGGGATTCGCCGTGAGCTGGCGACGCGCCCGATCCATGAAGCTCGGGCCGGAACTCTGGACTGGTGCTGCTGCGATGACGCTCATGCTGCAGCCTCCTTCACGATCTCGACTCGCGGCGAAGGCGTCTGCGCCTTCTTGCGACGTTGGAACCAGCTGCGCACCCGCTCGGACTGCAGCAGGCAGATGGCGACGATCACGATCGCCTTGAATGCCGGGGTGGCCGACGACGAGACGCCGAGGAACAGCACGGTCTTGTCGAGGGTCGCGATCAGGAGGGCGCCGACGAAGGCGCCGCTGAGCGAGAACTTGCCACCCGCGAGCGAGGCGCCGCCGATGACGACGGCGAGGATCGCGTCGAGCTCGAGCTGGTAGCCGGTGCGTGAGATGTCGACCGTCATGACGCTGCCGACCGACATCACCCCGGCGATGCCCGCGAGGATGCCGCTGAGCACGTAGGTCGTGAGCAGGAGGCCCTTCGGCTTGATCCCGGCCATCCGGCTCGCCTTGGGGTTGATGCCGATGGCCTCGATCATGAGACCGAGGGCGCTGCGGCGCACCACCCACGCGACGACCAGGACGATCACCACGGCGAGGATGAAGACCACAGGGATGCCGATGACGAAACCGTTCGCGATCCAGCGGAAGGGATCGCTCGACGCCGCCGTGTTCTGGCCACCGGTGATGACCTTGGCGATGCCTCGCCCGGCGAGCATGAGCACGAGCGTCGCAATGAAGGGTTGCAGCCCGACGTACGCGACGAGGATGCCGTTCACCGCGCCGAGGATGGCGGTGACGAGCAGCGCCAGACCCACAGCCGAGAGGGCGACGCCGACAGAGCCGGAATCGTTGGCTGCCGCGAGGAACTCCATCGACACCGCTCCGGCGACCGCCATCAGCGAGCCGACCGAGAGGTCGATGCCACCGGTCGCGATCACGAGCGACATGCCGACCGCGATCATCATGATGGGCGCGGCCTGGCGGAGGATGTCGATCAGGTTGCCGACGAGGTTTCCGTTGTTCGGGTTGATCGTGATCGCGAGGTAGGTCGGATCCTTGAGCACGTTCAGGGCGAGCAGTGCGACGATCGCGACGATCCCCCAGAAGAACGGCTTGCGGATCAGGTCGCGCCATACGGACGCACGAGCGGATGCGCTCATCGGGTCTCCCCCTCGAGGGTCTCGGGCTGCACATCGGAAGCGGCGGCGGGTGCGACGTGGACGACCTCGATCGCGTCGAGCTCCTGCTCGAGAGTCGTCGCCGCGGCCTCCACACCGTGGGCGGCGATCACGTCGACGATCTCCTGCGCGGTGACTTCGGGACCGTTCTGGATCTCACCGATCTTGCTGTGGTCCTTGAGCACGACGATCCGCTCGGACAGGCGCACGACCTCTTCGAGCTCGGATGAGACGAAGACGACGGCGACGCCCTGGTCGGCGAGCTCCGCGACGGCCTCCTGGATCTCGGCCTTGGCACCGACGTCGATGCCGCGGGTGGGCTCATCCAGGATGAGCAGTTCCGGCTCGGTGGCGAGCCAGCGTCCGAGGAGCACCTTCTGCTGGTTGCCGCCAGAGAGGTTCTTGATCATGCGCTCCGGATCGGCCGGGCGCACGTTGAGTGCGGCGATGTACTTGTCGACGATCGCGTCCTGCTCCTTGCGCGGCATGGGCCGCGCCCACCCGCGCTTGGCCTGGACGGCGAGGATGATGTTCTCGCGGATCGTGAGATCGCCGATGATGCCCTCGTCCCGCCGGTTCTCGGTCGAGAAGGCGATGCGGTGCGAGAGTGCGGCAGACGGCGAGGAGAGGTCGACCTTGCGCCCCTTGACGGTGATCTGGCCGGACTCGCTGCGATCTGCGCCGTAGAGCAGACGCGCGAGCTCCGTACGTCCGGAGCCGAGGAGCCCGGCGAAGCCGACGACCTCCCCCGGACGGATGTCGAGGTCGGTGGCGTGCACGGCACCGGAGCGGGAGATGCCGGAGGCCGAGAGGAAGGCCGCTTCGTCGGCGTCGCGCGGGGTGGTGCGACGGTTGCCGCCGAGGGACTTCAGGGTGTCGAGGTCCTTGCCGATCATCCGGGAGATGAGGGCATGCCTGTCGAGGTCGCGGGTGAGGTACTCGCCCTCGTACTGTCCGTTGCGTAGGACCGTGAGCCGGTCGCTGATCGCGTAGATCTGGTCGAGGAAGTGCGAGACGAAGAGGATCGCGACGCCCTGGTCGCGCAGGGTGCGCATCACGGTGAAGAGTCCTTCGACCTCTGCGGCGTCGAGGCTGGAGGTCGGCTCGTCGAGGATGAGGACCTTGGCCTTGATCGCCATGGCCCGGCTGATCGCGACGAGTTGCTGCATCGCGATCGAGAGGGTCGAGAGAGGCTGACGGGTGTCGAGGTGGTCCAGCCCGAGACGGGCGAGCGCCTCGGTGGCGGCGCGATGCGTGGCCCGCCAGTTGACTCCGAAGAGTCCGCGCACTTCGTGCCCGAGCATGACGTTCTCACCGATGGTGAGGTTGGGGGCGAGGTTCACCTCCTGGTAGACGGTCGAGATCCCGGCGGCCTGCGCGTCGCCCGTGCCGCCGAAGCTGCGCTCCTGACCGGCGACGACGATCGATCCGGCGTCGATCCGGTAGACACCGGTGAGGGCTTTGATCAGCGTCGACTTGCCGGCGCCGTTCTCACCCATGAGGGCGTGCACCTCACCCTGGAAGAGGCGGAAGTCGACTCCGTCGAGCGCCTTCACTCCGGGGAATTCGATGGTGATCCCGCGCATCTCGACGATGGGCAGTTCTTCGTTCATCGTTGTCTCTCCGTCTGTCCGGTCTCGAGGGCGGCGCGGTGGGCGCCGCCCTCGAGATCACGGGGTGGTGCTCAGTACTTGCGGTCCGCCAGAACGGCCTTGGCCGCTTCTGCCGAGTCGAACGCCTCGCTCGGAACGATGATGTAGGACTCGACCGAGTCGCCGGCAAGAGCCTTCTTGACGACATCGAGTGCGGTCTCACCGAACAGCGGGTTGTACTCGTGCACGTAGCTGAGCTGACCGTCGGCGAGCGCCTGCATCGCGTTCTTGGTGCCGTCGATCGTGGCGATCTTCACGTCGGTGCCGATGACCAGACCGGCTTCCTCTGCAGCCTGGGCTGCGCCGAGACCCATCTCGTCGTTCTGGGCGAAGACGAACTGGATGTCGTTGTTGTTGGCCTTGAGCATGGTCTCGAAGACGCTCTTGCCCTCTTCTGCCGACCAGTTGGCGGTCTGCGCGTCGACCTTGTTCAGCGTGGAGCCGCCGAGGCCCTCGTCGAAGCCCTGGTTGCGCTCGTTCACGACGCCGACACCGGCAGGACCCTCGAGGACGACGTAGTTGCCGCCGTCGGGGAACTCGGCCGCTGCCCAGGTTCCGACCTCCTTGGCGACCTCGACGTTGTCGGGCGCGATGCGGGTGACGTACAGGCTCGTGTCGTCGGGCTCGATGCCGCGGTCGAGCAGGATCACCGGGATCTCGGCCTCCTGGGCGAGCTTGAGGGAGTCTTCCCAGCCGCTGGCCTCGGTCGCCGACAGGAGGATCACGTCGACGTCCTCGTCGACGAACGACGTGAACGCGTCGATCTGCGACTTCTGGTCGAGGTTCGTGGCGGGGGCGTACTTCAGGTTGAAGCCGGCCTCCTCCGTGAACGTGTCCTGGATGTTGCTCTCGTTCGCCTGACGCCATGCCCCTTCGGGGCCGACGGCGACGAAGCCGACCGTGGTGAGCTCGCCCGAGTCGCCGGGGGCGGCGGCGTCGTCGGTTCCTCCGGTCGAGCATGCGGCCAGACCGAGCGCGAGCGTTCCGACGGCGACGAGCCCCAGAACTGTACGAGTGCGCTTCATTGCAGACATTTGATCTCCTCCTCGAGATTCCGGGTCGTTTCCCGGGGGTGGACCGTGCCGGTCCGGATGTGATGACAGGACGCCTGGAGGGGCGTCGCGTGGATCATGTTACCGGGAACAATTTTCGGAACACAAGCACTTCCGAAGATTCGGGGCCGCTTCGTGATGAATTCGTTGTTACCGGACACACATCAGTCGTCCAGCGGATCCAGTTCCGCGGCGATCAGCTCGACGACGCTGTCTACCGTCACCGCAGGACCGTTGCTGAGCTCGCCGATCTTGTCGCGGTCCTTGATCACGACGATCCGGTCGCTGAGGCGCACGACCTCTTCGAGTTCCGAAGAGATGAAGACCACTCCGACGCCGTCGCCGGCGAGCTGGCTGACCCGTCGCTGGATGTCGAGCTTGGCGGCGATGTCGATGCCACGGGTGGGTTCGTCGAGGATCAGCACGTGCGGTCTGGTCGCCAGCGCACGTGCCAGCAACAGCTTCTGCTGCGTGCCCCCGGAGAGGTGGCCCGCCGGTCTCCCGAGATCCGCGGGGTCCAGGTGCAGGGTCTCGACGTAGGTGTCGGCGAGCGCCGCGATCTCCGACGGCGACAGCGGTCTCGTCCATCCCCGCAGCGCCTGCAGCGAGAGCACGATGTTCTCACGCGCGGTGAGGTCCGCGATGATGCCGTCCGCTCTCCTGTTCTCGACCGACATCGCGATCCGGCTCTTGAGCGCAGCCGAGGGGCTCCGCAGCTGCACACGTTCGCCGTCCACCTTGAGCTGGCCGCTGTCCGCACGGAGCGATCCGCCCAGCAGCGAGGCGAGTTCGGTGCGCCCGGAGCCGCGGAGCCCCGCGAGCCCGACGATCTCTCCCCGGTACACGTCGATGTCGGTGGGATCCAGTTCCCCGCGGCGGCCGACGCCCGTCGCCCGCAGGGCAGGTTCACCATCGGCCGCGTAGTGATGCGCCTTGCGTTCCGAGCCGAGCGCGCGCAGCGCCTCGAGGTCCTTGCCGAGCATCTGCGAGATGAGATCCGCCCGCTCGAGCTCGCGGGTGGGGGTCTCCGCGATCCGACGCCCGCCGCGCAGCACCGTCATCCGGTCGCTGATCGCGAAGGCCTGCTCGAGGAAGTGCGAGACGAACAGGATCGCGACCCCGCGGTCGCGGAGCCCCCTGATCACCCGCATCAGCAGGTCGACCTCGGGGCGGTCCAGGCTCGACGTCGGCTCGTCGAGGACGAGGATGCGGGGGTCGTCGACCATCGAGCGGGCGAGCGCGACCAGCTGCTTCTGGGCGGGCGACAGCATCGTCATCGGCGTCCGCGGATCCATGTCGTCCAGGCCGAGCCGGGACAGTGCGTCCGCGGCATCCGCTCTCGTGCGCTTCCAGTCGATGCCGAAGCGTCCGCGGCGTTCCCGGCCGAGCATGACGTTCTCCGCCACGCTCAGAGTCGGGCCGAGCTGGGTCTCCTGGAACACCGTCGCGATGCCCGCAGCCCGCGCATCGGCGACGCCGGAGAACCGACGCTCCTCCCCTGCGACGACGACGGTGCCGGCGACCGGGGTGCGCGTTCCGGTGAGCACGCCGATCAGCGTCGACTTGCCGGCACCGTTCTCGCCCATCAGCGCATGCACCTCGCCGGGGAACAGCCGGAAGTCGATGTCGTCGAGCGCGACGACATCGGAGAACTCGACGCGGATGCCGGTGAGTTCGACGATCGGGGCGGGGGCGCGCGTCGGCATCAGC
Protein-coding regions in this window:
- a CDS encoding sugar ABC transporter ATP-binding protein, whose product is MPTRAPAPIVELTGIRVEFSDVVALDDIDFRLFPGEVHALMGENGAGKSTLIGVLTGTRTPVAGTVVVAGEERRFSGVADARAAGIATVFQETQLGPTLSVAENVMLGRERRGRFGIDWKRTRADAADALSRLGLDDMDPRTPMTMLSPAQKQLVALARSMVDDPRILVLDEPTSSLDRPEVDLLMRVIRGLRDRGVAILFVSHFLEQAFAISDRMTVLRGGRRIAETPTRELERADLISQMLGKDLEALRALGSERKAHHYAADGEPALRATGVGRRGELDPTDIDVYRGEIVGLAGLRGSGRTELASLLGGSLRADSGQLKVDGERVQLRSPSAALKSRIAMSVENRRADGIIADLTARENIVLSLQALRGWTRPLSPSEIAALADTYVETLHLDPADLGRPAGHLSGGTQQKLLLARALATRPHVLILDEPTRGIDIAAKLDIQRRVSQLAGDGVGVVFISSELEEVVRLSDRIVVIKDRDKIGELSNGPAVTVDSVVELIAAELDPLDD